Within the Catalinimonas niigatensis genome, the region AAGGGTAAGGGACTCAGTACGCCTTGTCAACCGCTACATTGGACTCATCAATACCGACAAGATTGCTTCTATGAAGCGCTTGCTGGATGCAATAGAGAAAGCAATCAAGCAGGGCAAGATCAAAAAAGAAGATGATTACTTCTCCGTGATCAACAACATCACCAAAAAGCTGAAGAATCACGCCAGCAAGCATACTGTTTTGGATGCCACCCAAACCGAACTCTCCGGTTTGCAGGATGTGCTCAAAAAATATGGTCTCTCTGCTGCCACTCCAAAAAGAAAAAAGTCAGTCAGCAGAAGAGCGGTAAGGAAAAAGCCAGTACTCAGAAAGAAGAGGGTAGCAAAAAAAAAGTCCAGGCAGCAACGATAGCTACTAAGTCCAAAAAGAAGATGCCAGATCAGTCGCTAGTGGTTGCCAAGACGGTTACTCCAGCCACCCAAAGCAACCCTACTGTTTTACCCGGCTTTCAAAGTGTGGACCAGCTCAAGAAATCTGAGAATACCTTCAAGCTAAAAGGAGATATAGGCAAACTCCTGGGAGATCTTGAAAAGTATATGCTGGCCCTTACGATAGAAGGGGATCAGGGAGCAGGTAAAACCAGGTTCACTTACCAGTTGGCCAATGCCTTTGCTGGCTCAGGTTTTAACGTGGGGGTGTTTTCCCTGGAAATGGGTGATAAATCCGACGTAGTGCGCAAGATGATCAATAGCTACATTACTAAACACAACAGATCAAGAGTACAGCTGACCGGAGAAGCCAGTGAGGGTATAGATACCATCCGTAAGCATGCCAAAGACTTTGATGTGGTCATTATTGACTCCTGGAATAAACTGGATGCTGATTCTTCTGAATTTGATAAGCTCAGAAAAGACTTTCCTGATACGATTTGGATTGTCATTTTCCAGCGTACTGTAAAGGGCACCATCCGGGGAGGCACTGCACCACTCTATGATGCAGGCATTAACCTTGAAGCTGTCAAATCAGATCAGGGATTTGAATACAACTTTGTGCAGGCAACCAAGAACCGCTACGGAGAAACCTTTGTCCCTTACTCAATGGCAAGTAAAAAGATCATCCGCACGATAAAATTAGAAAATAACGATACCGCAGTACCCGCATGAGCTTATTTACCGAAGTCCTGAGCAAACTAAAGCCTAAAAACTGGCAGCAAGGCAATCACTTCTTCCTGCTGGATTCTCACTACGTTGAGTTTGCCTATCAACCCACTGTCAATTACCCTTACGGCTCAATCGTGACCTATCAGGGCAAGTTCTACCAGCGCAATCAGGTCACTGCCGGTTACAATCCGGGCATCGCCCCAACCAACAGCAACTACTGGATTGCTGCCAATCCTGGCCGTGACCTGGGGGACTACTCAAGCCTGGCAGATCTGCAAGCTACTCACCCTGAGCCAGCTCCCGGCAGCATCGCTACCGTGGAAGATGAGGATGCTTTTTACAAGTGGGATAACGACAATCTGGAGTGGAAAGCCATCTCCGGAAGTGAGGGATTATTAGAACTCTCTATTTCTGTTCATTCAGATGATCATGTCAGCTCTCCCATTCTTTTTGTGGGTCGGATCAAAGACATTCTTATTCATGAAGGATATGATATCAGTGCTGTGGCTTTTCAGGCGAAAACCGATGGAGGCTCCTATACCTACTTGTCAAGTACTTACGCTTTACAATCCTGGATTGATACCAATATCGTATCTGAATATTCGCTCTGGTATTTAGAAGTAGTAGCAACGTTCACGGTCAGTTATGAAGGAGAGACTTCCATGTTGATGCAGTACAAAAAGTAAGTCATGAGAATAGTCAAATCTACACCCCATAAGCTTGAAGACAGAACGGCTGGCAGTCAGATCGGCTTCAACGGACTCAATCAGTATGCTAGTGCCGGTGTGAATCCAAACATCATCCATGCTGTGGATTACTTTAAGGACTTCACCATCTGCTTTTTCTTAAGGGTAATAGAACCTCATAGTGAAAAGACAGGTAATCCCGAAAATGCCTGGCCGTGGACGATGTACCAGCGTTTTGATGCTGGATCGGTTTTCAGATACAATGGCTTTGGTATCGTCACCTCTAAATCAGGAGCACCATCGGGCAAATACAGGATGCGCTTTATCATGGGAAGGGATAGACCGTATGAGGGGTATGTGGCAGGTGAGGCGAATGCCTCTTACCATAAAGGTGCGCTCTATCATATTGCTGTTACTTACAACAGCACCAGCCTTTTCCAATTCTTTGTGAACGGTGTGAAAATGCCCATGCACCCTACCACCAAATTAGGTTCTGGAGTGATTCAAGGCAGCATTTGGGACTATGGCCATCCTCCGTTTCTACTGGGTACTGGCCTGGACCTGCATAACATTCATGAGTACTACAGTGAAAGCAATACCTCTCATTTCATGGTCTTTAACAAGATTTTATCTCATGATGAAATTAAACCTATGGCCAAAAAAGGAAAAATACCTTCAAGTGCTAGAGGCACCTGTGTAGCGCATTATCCTTGTACCCAGCCCAATGGTCTACAAATATTTGATACTGTAGGGCAGTACAATCATAAAAAGCCTGTGTTGCTCTTTGGACAAGAGACCAATTTTTATATCCCTCATCCTGATAGAATCACAAGATTAGGGAAGAGGTACACCATTACGAATAATGCAGGTACAGCTACGGCGATTAACCTCGATGTCAATGGCGCACTGACAGACTATGAAAATGATGATGGTGTAGTTGTGCATGTCAGATACCGCACGAATGATATCTGGTTTATGTATGCCCGTAATGAGTCTGCCACTACTGCTTTACATACGCAAAACCTGGGCAATACTGCTGGTGAGTGGCAGGAAGCTTATTTTTACTGGAAGCATGATTATACTATTGATGTTGCCACCAGGGCCAATGTATACCTGAATTTTACCAATGGGGGAGGCTTGGGCAGTGCCTATGCTGTAGGCAGCTATATAGAGTTTGACTTTATTCGTATCTCAAAGCAACTCAAGCCTTTTCATGCTGATTTGGTAAACTTCACAGACCTTGAAACAGGTACATCGCTGAGTTCCTCTAATCAGGCATGGAAGGATTTCTATCAGAATGGTAAAAATTACCTGGCTCATCATTTTCAAATCTCAAACTATTACGGCACATCTTCCGGCCATGACATTGTGTTTTCTGCTTCCAATCATGCGAATTGGGCGATAGGATCAGATGACTTTGAATACTATGCCACTTTCTCAGCCAGCAGCTATGCAAATATGTCCATGAGGCCATTCTATAAGCCTGACACAAACTGGATAACCTTCACAGTGCACACAACGGCAGGACTAATCTTAGAAGTAAATGTGGGGAATGGGATGTATTTAGGCAAAATAGTAGCTGTTCAGCCTATTTCTGAGTTGTTTGTTCCTGGAAACATTCACACAGTCGCTTTCAAGAAAATTACCAATGATGCTGCCAACTGGAAGCTCATTCTGGATGGAAGGGAGCTAGATTTCATAGTTGAATCCAACACATTAGGAGCTACCGTTTTAAATAGTGTTGGCACTATCAGGTTTTTCAGCAATGCCGCTGCAAGCTTTACACTCAGAGCCTATGAGACTAAGTTCATCGTTGGAAACATCACAAGAGGGCATTGGCAGTGGAATAATAGAGCCGGGAGTACTGTCACTGACTTAACAGGTCATTCGGATATTACTATCAAGGTCCCAGATTCCCTAGAGTTGTATGCCGGAGGGAAATACTGGAGAGAGAATAAAAGCGATAAACCTGCATTAATCAATGCCCTGAAATTTACAGCTGCTACTAGAACCGTAGCCCAGATCAGCACTGAGGGCAATACATTTTCCAACCAAGAGAATGTGTCTTACCTGCTCTCTTTTTATTATCCTTATACGACTTTTGGACAGGGGACAGGCGCAACAGAGTTTTTGCTTTTTCATGGCAATCTAGCCTCAGAGGCAACAGAACCCAACAATTATGTGCTGATTGCCCTTCGGGCAGGAACCACAGAACTGCTTGTTCAAACGATGTCTACCACTTCGGGAGGGCTAAATTTTGTGACCGACGTAAAGCATGGAAAAGGCTTTCATTCCATCGTGCTCAATCTTCCCAAACTTTCCGACATATCCACTCAAAAAGCAGTCTTGTTCTATAATGGATCAAAGGCAGGTGAAGCCTGGTACAACAATACGGATGGAAACGCCAGAATAGCTCCCGTAGACCTTTCCAGGTTCAAATACTTTGCTGTAGGCAAAAACATCAGAACAACCAATCCCCTGGATTCAGATGCTTATGTGATTCAGACAGCTTTGACGCTGGACTATCACTTCTCAGCAAGGGAAGCTTCTCAAATGCACAACAATACCTTTTTTTCTGGGCCAAAGCTAAATGAATCACGCTTTCAGGTGCTACTTGATTATAACCGAGCGATCAACACCAATTCCCTGAAAAATCATGGTATCATCGGTGGTGATGCTGCCTTGTCCGGATTTGCTGACCTAGCTGGTGCTTTAACTTCTATCAACACTTTAAGATAACATGGAAAACAAAAGAGTATAAAAAATGGCATTAGATACTATTCAATTCAGAGGAAGAGAGTATTCCTTAAGTTATACCGACAATGACTGCTACATCAGCTATGTGGATGGTGATGGTTTGACTGTAGAGTACCGCATCATAGGTTTTCCCATAGTAGAGCCAAACGCGATATTGGTTCGCTACCAACGTAATGTAAAAAGACCTTCCGGAGAAGTGCTCCGCTCCGATACCATCTCTCAATACCGGGAATACGATGAGAGGGATATGTTTATGAAGGTAAAGAATCTGCCCGTGGAATACAGAGAGTTTGGATACAAACAATCTATCAATGGCTTGACCAGACGCTTACCTCTCTTTGATGGTAACGAAGAGGAAAAAGGTCATATGGTCTATGATTTTGCAGGTACGCTGGTGCAACCCTTGGTTTTTGATGTGGAAGCAACACAGGAAAGCCTGGAAGGTGCTGCGGATGCTACCCTTTCTATTACGGTAGTCAATGGCACCGGACCTTTTCAGTATAGTATGGATAAAGTGAATTGGCAAGATGAGAACTCATTCACAGGTTTAGCAGCAGGGGAATATACCGTGTATGTGAAAGATACAGCTGTGCAGTTTATTCATGTAGATGGGTTGCAAGATCATATCAGGTATGAGAAAGTATTCATTACTACCCTTGATCCACTGTTATGATCCTTTTACAAGTCATTGAAGCCACCAATGCATTGCTAGAGACAAGCAAGGAGCAGGGTTTTCTGGTGTTTTTCCTTTGCTTTCTGTTGGTGGTTTTGGGTGGCTTGATTTGGTGGTACATGCAAAAATTAGAAACCAAGAACCAAGCGATTCAGGATTGTTATAAAGATCAAATCAAAGTGGAACAGTCTGTACAGAAATACGCTAGTCAGGTAGATGAAAGGCTTAGGGAAATTAACTCAGCCATGAAAAACAATGATACTCATCTGCTAAGACAGTTGATTGCAGATTTAGGATTTTCAGTAAGAAACCAGCAAAGTAAACATGAATAAACGCATGAATAAGAGATTAATCCTTGGTATTGCAGTCCTCATCATCGTGTGGATCACAATAACGCTTACGCTTCACAATCAGGAAAAGCAACAGGAACTGATTGGTAAAATAGAGCAGCATATCCATCAACAAGATTCCCTCATCACTTCTTTAGTCAGTGTCAATGATAAGCTGGAAACAACGCTCTCTCAGCAAGATATTTTACTTGATCATCAAAAGAACCTTATCCACGGTTACCAGCGAGCCATTGATAGCTTGTCTGTCATTATGCAGTATCTTGAGCGTAGTGACTTGTCCAAGCGTTACGGCACAAGAAAAAGACAGCCTGGTCATTGAAAGGGTGAGCATCCCCAGATATTTATCCGGACAGATCAAACCTAGCGATGTAGTGATTGACAGGGAGACTTATCACTATCTGCTCAAGGACCTGGACAAGTATGATGCATTCAAAAGCAGGTTTGCAGCTTTGCAAAGGCAGAATGACAGCTTGTTTATGGAATTACGACTTCAGATAGATCAGCTAGACCAACTTTATCAGAAAGCAGATCTCTTGCAAAACAAGCTACTGAATAATCAGGTGGAGCTGATCCGTACAGAAGAATCGCTTAAAGATTATCAGGTGCGGTATGATGAATCTCTTGAGGATGCTGATCCGGAAGCAGAAAAACAAATCAGATATCGCACCCGCTTTGTCTTCCGGGATAAACAGGAAAAAAAGTGGTTTTGGATTACCTGGGGGATCTTTACATTGGTGCCTGCTGGTGTTGTGGTCCTTACAAGATAGGTATAGGCTACCAATTAAGCATTAGTATCAGTCATAGGAGTGGCCACTTGTGCTGCTGAACATATATTTATATTATTTCTTGAGCAATTATTTTCTTTGGTTCTTTGATCAGTATTAATGCAACGCCCATTATGTAACCTATTATTGATGATAAGGAATAGGCTGCATAAATTTCACCTGACCAGTCGCCATTAAAAGAGTTTATTATTGAGAATTGCCCATCATTTATTACAAAAATCAACTCGTATAAAATGATATAGAGAGTCAATCCTATAATCTTTTGTATTCTTTCTCTTAAAATTTTATTGAAAAGTAGTGCCAATAATATTCCAATTGGTAGCTGAATAACAAGGACAAGCCCCACAGTGAAAGGTGTCATTCCTACGTCTCCACCGGGTAAATTAGTATTAGTCACCCAGATCATAAAAGCTATCATTGTGAGGGCACTGTGAAAGCATAAATATTGAATCACTCTTTATCTATTAAATTATATACAACAATTCGTATGCAGTAACGCTTCGCTATTATGAGTGGGGTTTTGAAAACACTACCATTTCCAGCCGCTCATAGCCACGCCATTTATTAAATTTATTGCTTGTGGCGGACTTTCCAATCTCCACGAAAATATCCTAATCTATAAAACCCCATTCATTCATAGAATTTGTTGTGCTCCTGTCATTTCAAAAAATAAGCTCCAGCCTCACTGTTCACATAGTAAGAAGTACATAGTGAGCTCGAAATTACGGTATTATTCTTTGCAAGTTCGTTCCAGTAGTCAGCTTCTTCCTGTTTGCTGTTGTATAAAAATAGCGTTGGGCCAGAGGCATATCCTGGTGGTGGCGGAGGCGTTTCCGTCGGGGGAATCTCTCCTTCATTTAGTTTTGGTCTTTTGGGTGTTCGGTTAACAAATTTTGTAATAGAGGTTCCAGAAAGTATCATAGGTTCTCCAAAATCAAACCTTCGCGAACATCCATCACTTAAGAGCTGTGTAACTATTATCTCTTTAATCGTTGTATCGCCTTTCAGCACAGAATCAACTTTAAAAAGGAAATCAAATCCTTGGCTTCTATTATCCCAGCTTTTCCGTACTTCAACATTATAATTCATGTTTCTGACTGCATGACCAATAACTATGATTTCAGCCTTCTCAAAGGTCCTCTTTACTGACTCTTCATTTGTTGAAGGACATTCACAACATATTGATAGATGGATTTTAAGCGTAAGGAGCAAAAATGTCAGAATTATCCGCATATGTCTGAGTTATGTCGAAGGAGTACAACATTAAAAATAAACACACTATTTTTAAGAAGCATTAAAGTCACTTATTCTACTTCAACTTTCATCTTAGTATTAGGTTCATTTCAGCCAGTTCCTGCCCGATTTGATGGATACCTTCCAGAATCTTTTGTTGCTGCTTAGGAGAGGGCTTTTTCTTTCCCTGGGCATACTGGGAAAGGAGAGAAGCATTTAAACCAATCCGTTCGGCAAGTAATTTGGCATTGATGATTTTGTAGTCCTGAAAAAAGTGCTGCCAATCTATGTCAAACTGTATGTTTGAAGCATCAGCAAACATTCCTTCTTCTTCAAAATACAAGTTAACAGCTTCTACAGTATTGTTAAGCAGATCAGCTACTGTTTTTCCAGTAGTATAAATGGGGTAATTATTGGCGTAAGCTGAATAGCCGGTATTGGTTTTCTCAACAGTTACCGGTATTTTTTTTCTTAGTTTCTTCATTTTAAACCTGCGTCTTTAAGTATTTTCTTTTCCAGTCCCTTACCCACTTCCTGGCTACCATGATTAGGAAAAATAATAATCCCTTTTTTAGTTGGATGCTGCATCTTCACATGAGAACCCTTTTGAGATATGGGATACCAGCCATCTTTTTTTAGAATTCTAAACAACTCTGAACACTTCATTTAAGTAAATTTAACAATAAAAAGTAAATAATAATTTACCTTTTGATAAAAAAGAAGGGAGTAGATCAATTACTACCCCCTCATATGATTAAAACTGTTTTTTTACAAATTTCTAATAGCTTCTGTTTCCTTAGCTACTTTTACAGCTGATACATCAACATAATAACTTCTCGTCATACGAGTATCAGCATGACCATACATACCGGAGATACTTTCTATACTTACACCATTCTCCTGAAGTATATTTCCAAAGGTTTTTCTACCCACATGCGTAGTCAAATGCTTATCTATTCCTACCAGAAAAGCTACCTCTTTCAGATAACGGTTGTATTGTTGATTATCCAGTTCTGGTACTTTGTAATTCCACTTGATAAGTAAGTTTTTGGCGGTAGCAAACAATGGTATCTCACATTGAGCGCCATGCACCTTTTGTCGGTCAGCAAATATCCATTCTTGAGTATCAACACCGACTCCAATCCAGGATCTATCAAAATGCATGAGTTCAGCATAACTTAAGCCAGTGAAACATTGAAAAATAAAAAGCTCTGCTACCTGGCCAAGCCTCCAACTTGCAAATTTATGATCTATGAGTCTTTGAAGCTCATCTTGGGTAAGATAGACTTTCTTTTTGCGTTCTGCTCTTCGGTACTTATAGCTATTTAAAGAGTTGAATTCAATCCACTCCTGAAGTACAGCATAGTCCATCACTGTTTTTACAAAGCCTATAATTCGGTTGCAGTAGACCTGCTTGAATTTCATCTCCGTCCTCAAATATTCATCAAGTTTTGCAAGTGTCCGTACATTTACTTCTGAACAGAGAATTTTCATGTCCTTACGGTTAGCAAGAAAACGCTGTACATTTTTCATCTGCCTACCAAAGTTGCTGATTGTGCTGCGAGAGAGTTCAGGCTCACGGGCTCGGTGCTGGATGTACCCTGTCATGGCTTGAATAAGAGTAGCACGTTCTTTTAACTCACCAGTGTATAGGCTTTTTACAATACTGGGAGTGCATCGTTTTCCACGACGTTCCAAATCACTATGTATGCTTATTACCTCAGCTCTTATCTCAGTGAGCTTATGATTATAAACATCCGTTAAGCGATCGTTACCCTTGATATGGCCATTCCCATGCGGGTCCCATTGTTTTGGTAAGATGAAAATACCGGTAGAAAATTCTACAGTTTTTTGGCCTTTCATTTGAAGCCTGGCATATAACGGCGCCAATCCCGTTCTCTTAGCCTTCGCCTTGCGAACGACATAGAGAAGTTTCATAATAGATTTATTTCTCTCATATTGCCCCAAAAATAGGTCACTAGGAGGTAGTGAGGTCACTGAAAAGGTCACAGTTCACTGAATCGGGCAGGTCTTTTAGAAAAGAAAAAGCCCGAATGCAGGGCGTTCGGGCTATAAATTAGATTTCAAGTGCGCACGAGAAGATTCGAACTTCCACACCAGTTAAGGCACTGCCCCCTCAAGACAGCGTGTCTACCAATTCCACCACGTGCGCGTAGAGGAGCACAAAATTAGAAAAATTGTCATAGTACACAATGCTTTTTTCAGCATTTTAGTGTATACTCTCATTAATCATATATTCAATACAAAAAATATGTATCAATACATCCAATATGAAACTCAAGATGGGCTGGCCACCATCACTTTGAACCGTCCGGAAGTATACAATGCCCTGAATCAAGGTATTAAAGAAGAGCTTTTACAGGCTTTCAAAGAAGCTGAGCATAATCCTGAAATTAGGGTAGTGGTGCTGGCCGGTGCAGGCAAGGCATTCTGTTCGGGGCAGGATCTGAAATCCGCGCAGCAGGAGATGCAGGGAAAATCCTATGCAACTGCTATACGCGCCTACTATAACCCCCTGATCCTTCAGATGAGGCAGATGCCTAAGCCTATCATTGCCCGGATTCATGGCATTGCTGCGGGAGCAGGCTGTTCTCTGGCTTTAGCCTGTGATGTGCTGGTCGCCTCCGAAGAAGCTATTCTTAGTGAACTTTTTGTAGGCATAGGCCTGGTGATGGATTCCGGTTCAACTTATTTTTTGCCCCGCATGATCGGTAGCCTTAAGGCGTTTGAACTGGCAACGCTAGGCACACAAGTACAGGCTGCAGTAGCGCTTGAGTTGGGTTTAGTCAATAAAGTGGTACCCGAAGACTCACTGGATCAGGCAGTTCACACGTATGCCGAAGGCTATCTGAATGCCCCTTCAGCCACTGTAGGCCTGATCAAAAAGATGCTGTATCAGTCTGCCAATATGAACCTGGAAGAAGTGCTGGAACTGGAAGCTGAATATCAGGATAAAGCAGCAGTTACCCAGGATCACCAGGAAGGAATTCGGGCATTCATGGAAAAAAGAGACCCGGTCTTTAAAGGAAAATAAGTGTGTGCTATGAAAACCTTTGATATTAAGCTTTTATTCTTTTTACTATCGTTCCTCCCTATTTCTCTCTCTGCTCAAGATATGAGTAATCCTGCCAAACAGCAGAATCTTGATAATCTTGCTAAAGATGGATACAGTGGCATGGTCCAGACTTATGATACCCGATACGAAGGCGTCAAAGGAAGCCCTTACCTCACAAAAAATTGGTTAGAAGGAAAAGTGGAACTGGAAGAGGGAAGAAGTATTACTAACATTGAGCTATTGTATAATGTGTATACGGATGAGTTGATTGGCAGGAATAAGGGTAAAAAACCGGTGGTCATTGACAGAGGAATGGTACGCTCATTTACAATGGGTAAAAAGGACAATGCCAATATGGGTGATTTTATCAAAGTAGACTATCTGGATTATCAACTTGAAGATGTCAAAGAGCATCAGTATGTACAGGAATTATATAAAGGCGAGACTGCATTGTATGCGGTCAATAAGAAATTACTGAAGAAAGCCAATTATGAAGGGGCTTATAGTGCCGGTGAAAAGTATGATGAATTTTCTGCCTTACAGGCTGACTATTATTTTGTAAACCCCGAAGGAGAAGTGTATAAATTCAAACCCAATAAGCGCTCAGTGGTAAGGGCTATGAAAGATAAAAAAGAAGCCATTAGTAATTATATTGAAGTGGAAAATTTAAATCTCAATGAAAGGGACGATCTCGTGAAGTTGGTCATGTATTACGAGATTCAGCAAAAGGACTAGCGGCTAATTGCTGTAGTAACTGTAAACTGTGACAGGCGACAATCCCGGCAGTTTCTGTTCTTAGTCGGCTATTGCCCAAACTTACAGCTTTGAAACCATTTTCCACTGCCATCTTTACTTCTTTGGAGCTGAAGTCTCCCTCAGGACCAATAAGTACCACATAATTTTGCCTTGCCTGAGTGGCGTTGATCAGTTGAGGGCTTGGCTCATCGCCCAGGTAAGCAATATATTTTTCAGCTTCAGTAGCTTGCTGCTTCAGAAAACTTTGAAGGCTAATCAGGGGATGAATTTCCGGTAAGTAAGCATGTTGAGACTGCTTCATCGCACTGATGGCTTTGCGCTCCAGCCGATCCAGCTTCAGTACTTTTCTTTCAGAATTTTCGCAGAGGATAAAACTGATGTGATGCACACCAATTTCTACTGCTTTTTCCACAAACCACTCTGTGCGGTCTATGTTTTTGGTAGGCGATAGGGCAATATGAATGCTGAAGTTATCTTTGGGAATTATTGAGGTCTTGGTGATGCTGAACGTACATTTTTTATCATTGGCCTGGCTAATTACAGCTTGATAAAAATGCCCTTTACCATCGGCAATCTGAATAGAGTCACCTTCCTGTTTGCGCAGTACTTTGATACAGTGGCGTGACTCTTCTTTGTCTAAATAATGTTCTTCCTGATCAATACCAGGCTGGTAAAAAATAAACATAATAGAGTTAATGGTGATCGACTGATTCCAACTGAATATTCCTGGCAACTGCCTGCTTGATTTCTTTGAGCACAGAGGGGCCTTCGTATACAAAGCCAGTATATAACTGGATCAGACTGGCTCCGGCTTCCAGTTTTTCCAGGGCATCTTTCGCAGAAGCAATTCCTCCCACCCCCACAATAGGAATTTGTCCTCCCAATTGCTGGTGGAGATGGCGAATTACTTCGGTGGATCTCTTACGAATGGCCTGACCACTAAGTCCACCGGCACCTATGGCTTTGACTTTTGCAATGGGTGTTCTCAGGCCTTCTCTGGAAATGGTCGTATTATTGGCGATGATGCCATCCATTTTCAGTTCCAAACAGATCTCCACAATGTCATCCAACTGATGCGTACTCAGGTCCGGTGCGATCTTAAGTAAAATAGGCTTAGGAAAAGGCTTTTGCTGATTCAAAGTAATTAAATGTTGTAGCAGCGCTTTAAGGGGTTCTTTTTCCTGCAATTCTCTCAGATCGGGGGTATTGGGTGAACTTACATTTACTGTAAAATAATCCACCACTTCATAAAGTGCCTCAAAGCAGAGTTCATAATCATCTTTTGCATTGGCATTGGGCGTCACTTTGTTCTTTCCAATATTTCCGCCTACGATGATATCGGATTGTCTTTGCCTTAGCCGTTGTACCGCTGCCTCCACACCTTCATTGTTAAAACCCATGCGATTCACCAGGCTTTCATCCTGTGATAAGCGAAAAAGCCTGGGTTTGGGATTACCATCCTGTGGGCGAGGGGTAAGCGTACCTATCTCTACAAAGCCAAAACCCAAAGTCGCCATTTCATCTACCATTTCGGCATTCTTATCAAAACCGGCTGCCAGGCCCACGGGATTTCTGAATTTTAAACCAAATAATTCACGTTCCAGCTTCTGATCTTCCCATTCGTACATCATACGCAGGAAGGATGCTCCTCCCGGACTTTGATACACAGTACGCAGTAATGAGGTAGTAAAATGATGTGCACTTTCCGGTGCCATCTGAAAAAGCAAAGGTCTTATGAATTG harbors:
- a CDS encoding quinone-dependent dihydroorotate dehydrogenase, which encodes MYKQFIRPLLFQMAPESAHHFTTSLLRTVYQSPGGASFLRMMYEWEDQKLERELFGLKFRNPVGLAAGFDKNAEMVDEMATLGFGFVEIGTLTPRPQDGNPKPRLFRLSQDESLVNRMGFNNEGVEAAVQRLRQRQSDIIVGGNIGKNKVTPNANAKDDYELCFEALYEVVDYFTVNVSSPNTPDLRELQEKEPLKALLQHLITLNQQKPFPKPILLKIAPDLSTHQLDDIVEICLELKMDGIIANNTTISREGLRTPIAKVKAIGAGGLSGQAIRKRSTEVIRHLHQQLGGQIPIVGVGGIASAKDALEKLEAGASLIQLYTGFVYEGPSVLKEIKQAVARNIQLESVDHH